A window of Pseudomonadota bacterium genomic DNA:
ATCTGAAGCACAAATTGCTGTACACTGGCAGGAAGAAGAATATTATTATCCTTCCCCAAAGTTTATTGCCCAGGCGAATATGACAGATGATAAGATCTATGATCGTTTCAGCCTTGATAATTTCCCAAACTGCTACAAGGAATACGCAGATCTTCTTGACTGGTATGAATACTGGCATACAATTCTTGACACAAGCGATGCTCCCTGCTGGAAATGGTTTTCAGGTGGAAAAATAAATGCCAGCTATAATTGCATTGACAGGCATTTGCCGAAAAATAAAAACAAAACAGCTATCCATTTTGTACCTGAACTGGAAAATGAAAAAGTTGAACATATTACATATCAGGAATTATATGTGCGTGTTAATGAGCTTGCTGCGCTTTTGCGAGATTTTGCCGGTCTTAAAGCAGGAGACAGAGTAACGCTTCATATGCCAATGACCGCAGATCTTCCTATTACAATGCTTGCATGTGCAAGGCTGGGTGTTATTCATTCAGAAGTTTTTGGCGGATTCAGTGGCAGGGCTGCTGCGGACAGAGTGGTTGATTCGGGAAGCAGGGTGTTGATTACTATTGACTCCTATTATAGAAGCGGGACTCTTATTGATCATAAAGAAAAAGCTGATATCGCAGTTGAAGCAGCAGGAAAAGAAGGGCAGGTTGTTGATAAGGTTCTTGTGTGGCAGCGTTATCCCGGAACATATTCTTCATCTGTTCCTATGGTAGATGGTCGTGATTACTTTGTAAATGACCTTTTAAAGAAATATTATGGCAAAAGAATAGATCCTGTTCCCATGCCGGCTGAGGCTCCACTTTTTCTCATGTACACGAGTGGCACTACAGGAAAACCAAAAGGCTGCCAACACAGTACGGGAGGATATCTTGCATATGCTGCCGGCACATCAAAATATGTTCAGGATATTCATCCCGAAGATGTTTACTGGTGTATGGCCGATATAGGCTGGATTACCGGACATTCCTACATTGTTTACGGACCTCTTGCCCTGTGTGCTTCAACGGTAATTTATGAAGGCGTACCAACATATCCTGATCCGGGACGCTGTTGGAGAATAGCCCAGGATCTTGACGTGAATATATTTCATACGGCGCCAACTCTTATCCGTACTTTAAGAAAAGTCGGTCCTGACGAACCGGCAAAGTATAACTATGAGTTTAAACATATGACAACCGTGGGTGAGCCTATAGAGCCTGAGGTATGGAAATGGTATTATAATGTGGTTGGAAAAGGTAAAGCAGTAATTGTTGACACCTGGTGGCAGACAGAAACCGGAGGTTTTTTATGTGCTACATTGCCTGCTATAAAACCAATGAAGCCGGGAAGCGCAGGACCGGGTATGCCTGGAATTCATCCGATTATCTATGATGAAGATGGAAAAGTACTTCCCAAAGGAGCCGGAAAAGCCGGAAATATATGCATACAAAATCCATGGCCCGGTGCTTTTCAGACAATTTGGGGAAATCGCGACAGATATGTTTCTACATACTATGCAAAGTATTGCAAGAATAAAGACAGTAAAGACTGGCGGGATTGGCCGTATATTTCGGGAGATGCCGCAGTAGATGCTCCTGATGGTTACTACCGTATATTGGGCAGAATGGATGATGTAATTAATGTATCCGGGCACAGGCTTGGAACAAAAGAGCTCGAATCTGCAGCTCTTACTGTATTTGAAGTTGCTGAAGCTGCGGTTGTTCCGGTAAATGATGAAATTAAGGGCAAAGTACCTGATCTGTATGCAGCATTGAAAACCGATTTTAAGC
This region includes:
- the acs gene encoding acetate--CoA ligase, translated to MTRKEVSETSEAQIAVHWQEEEYYYPSPKFIAQANMTDDKIYDRFSLDNFPNCYKEYADLLDWYEYWHTILDTSDAPCWKWFSGGKINASYNCIDRHLPKNKNKTAIHFVPELENEKVEHITYQELYVRVNELAALLRDFAGLKAGDRVTLHMPMTADLPITMLACARLGVIHSEVFGGFSGRAAADRVVDSGSRVLITIDSYYRSGTLIDHKEKADIAVEAAGKEGQVVDKVLVWQRYPGTYSSSVPMVDGRDYFVNDLLKKYYGKRIDPVPMPAEAPLFLMYTSGTTGKPKGCQHSTGGYLAYAAGTSKYVQDIHPEDVYWCMADIGWITGHSYIVYGPLALCASTVIYEGVPTYPDPGRCWRIAQDLDVNIFHTAPTLIRTLRKVGPDEPAKYNYEFKHMTTVGEPIEPEVWKWYYNVVGKGKAVIVDTWWQTETGGFLCATLPAIKPMKPGSAGPGMPGIHPIIYDEDGKVLPKGAGKAGNICIQNPWPGAFQTIWGNRDRYVSTYYAKYCKNKDSKDWRDWPYISGDAAVDAPDGYYRILGRMDDVINVSGHRLGTKELESAALTVFEVAEAAVVPVNDEIKGKVPDLYAALKTDFKPTAELEKKISDALSSEIGPIAKPRKVWIVPDMPKTRSGKIMRRVLSAISNKKEVGDVMTLANPEIVEVITKMVQK